A single window of Pogoniulus pusillus isolate bPogPus1 chromosome 11, bPogPus1.pri, whole genome shotgun sequence DNA harbors:
- the RNF222 gene encoding RING finger protein 222 encodes MSESSPSKDAAPGECPVCYEKFQPPEATRRQLSCGHIFCHDCLVKCLLSTKLDGQVQSIITCPVCRYITFLSKRKALWPPKVGTSPQTLEVPLSPSSLSHLTKTEGSNTLVVPSHFVMPVQSFDRNCGSGDSQKVPGELVREAHIFVISNHGMPLVDVDCGSLGRGSRAETQSSVSYSSALGVKCCQSPIALAVLLILTVSMLAAVLPWLLLVKRDL; translated from the coding sequence ATGTCTGAGAGCTCACCCAGCAAGGATGCTGCCCCGGGCGAGTGCCCTGTGTGCTATGAGAAGTTCCAGCCGCCGGAGGCCACGCGTCGCCAGCTGAGCTGTGGGCACATCTTCTGCCACGACTGCCTGGTGAAGTGCCTGCTCTCCACCAAGCTGGATGGCCAGGTCCAGAGCATCATTACCTGCCCTGTCTGCCGCTACATCACCTTCCTCAGCAAGAGGAAGGCTCTATGGCCGCCAAAGGTGGGCACCAGCCCCCAGACACTGGAGGTGCCACTGTCACCTTCCTCCTTGTCCCATCTGACCAAAACGGAAGGCAGCAACACCCTGGTGGTGCCCAGCCACTTTGTGATGCCCGTACAGAGCTTTGACCGGAACTGCGGCTCTGGGGACTCACAGAaggtgccaggggagctggTGAGGGAAGCTCACATCTTTGTCATCAGCAACCATGGGATGCCACTGGTGGATGTGGACTGTggctccctggggaggggcagcagagcagaaactcagagctcagtgtcctACAGCTCAGCCCTGGGGGTGAAATGCTGCCAGTCACCCATCGCCCTCGCCGTGCTCCTCATCTTGACTGTGTCcatgctggcagctgtgctccCTTGGCTTCTGCTAGTGAAGAGGGACTTGTAG
- the PIRT gene encoding phosphoinositide-interacting protein: MEIPPKSPDGSEKSPQSRELLSSNTASTLCTSSRSESVWTNAPRSKWEIYHKPVIVVSVGAAVFLFGIVITSLSCIEIKNKKVYKMCGPAFLSLGLMLLVCGLVWIPIIRKKQKQRQKSQFLQSLKSFFFNR; the protein is encoded by the coding sequence ATGGAAATTCCCCCCAAGAGCCCTGATGGGAGTGAGAAGTCTCCTCagtccagggagctgctgagcagcaacaCGGCCAGCACCCTCTGCACCAGCTCCCGCAGCGAGTCTGTCTGGACCAACGCCCCCAGGAGCAAGTGGGAGATCTACCACAAGCCTGTCATTGTGGTGTCCGTGGGAGCTGCTGTCTTCCTCTTCGGGATAGTCATCACCAGCCTGTCTTGCATCGAAATCAAGAACAAAAAGGTTTACAAAATGTGTGGCCCAGCTTTCCTGTCCCTGGGACTGATGCTCCTCGTCTGTGGCCTCGTCTGGATCCCTATCATCCgcaagaagcagaagcagagacagAAGTCACAGTTTCTGCAGAGCCTCAAGTCCTTCTTCTTTAACCGCTGA